Within the Telopea speciosissima isolate NSW1024214 ecotype Mountain lineage chromosome 4, Tspe_v1, whole genome shotgun sequence genome, the region TTTATTTATTCTAGTCAAGGTAATAAAACTAGGGTCTCGataccaactcggctcttggaaaaaccaagatgagtcgagatctcgccgagttggtgcatttttttttccaactcgaagcctcaactttgggtcaacccgagattcgagatctcgctgagatatgtcgagttttgtccagttaggtaaggtatttacgtggtaggtgggttaaaataatgggtcgaaaccgagatccgagatctcgccgagatattgtacttttgagactcgcaggcagtctcgtctcggcttttccaaaaaccgagaaactcggtgagatctcgcaagttctcgaactatgattctagttcaaataaaagatgttccaaacctttttctatgattcattctgatgtctggAGTCCCTCACGTacttcctctatttctggttttaagtagtttgtcacatttattgattgtcacacACGCACCACTTAGGTTTATTTAATGAGGCACAAAAGTGaagtgttttcttgttttaaggttttttatagcatggttcaaactcagtttcaagcGACCATTCAAACTCTTCGGAGTGACAATGGTCGTGAATATTTAGACGGGGCATTTCAAGTCTTTTTTGCTACTAAAGGTATCATTCACCAAATTAGTTGCATTGAcactccaccccaaaatggagtggctgaatgCAAAAATCGAAGTAGATCACTCcattatgtttgaaatgaatGTCCCTTCTCATTTTTGGGGAGGCCATTCTAACAGTCGCTTATCTTATCAATCGAATGCCCTCTCGGATCCTTGACTATAAGTTTCCTCTTGATCTTTTAAACGGGTCTTCTTCTCCAAAAAATTtcgggtgtgtttgttttgttcgaaACCACTGTGTCCATGGTAAACTTGATCCTCGcggtctccgctgcattttcattggctattCTCCAACACAAAAAGGTTACAAATGTTACCATCGTTCATCCCGTCgcgtttttgtttccatggatgtttTCATGAGGCTGTGGCATTTTATCCCTCAtcggcacctcttcagggggagtctacaTCTACTCTAGAAGATATGCGGATTACTATTCCTCCCCTTCATGAGCCCACCGATGACTATCATGTACCTTTAGATGATGGTGGTGTCCAGGGGGAGCAGCAGGTTTAGCCAAAGAAAGATTTTAATCAGCAGTATTATCAGAAGAAAAAAGGGCAACGGCAACTAAAGCCCCACCATTGCATCAATACCAGACCAAGAGTTGTCCTTTGATCCAGGACAGAATGAGACTTTCTCTGGTAATATTTCTGATCCTTCAAATTCTTCTACTTTGGATCCTTCTCATATTATTTCCGAACCTCCTATTACTTCTGATCCATCACTCGACCTACCCATTACTcttaagaagggaaaaagatcttgtaCGCAACATCCAATTTCTCAAGTTGTTTCGTATGAATCTTtgtccccctcatttcatgcttttgtttcctttttatcttctgtttccttaccacagacttggcaggaggcatttgcagatGCTAAGTGGAAAGGGGCTATGGtcgaagaaatgcaagctcttAAGAAGAGTGGTACATGGGACTTTGTCACACTTCCATCACAAAAGAAGACTGATGGCTGCAAATGAGTCTTTGAGATTAAACAGAAAACTGATTGAACTATTGACCGTTTTAAAGCAAGATTGGTTGCTCGCGGCTttacccaaacatatgggatagattatttggagACTTTTGTGCCTGTTGCCAAGATGAACACTATCAAGGTAATTCTTTCTTGTGCTGTGAACCTTGGATGGAGTCTACAGcagcttgatgttaaaaatgccttcctccacggtgaattagaagaggaagtatatatggatgtGCCACCTGGATTCTCATCTGCTACAACTCatggcaaggtttgtaaactcAAGCGGGCtttgtatggtctgaaacagtcaccacatgcatggtttggtcgcttTCATAAGGCAATGAtgacatttggttataaacaaagcaatgcaAATCCcactttgttcatcaagaaGGCGGGCAGCGTTATTACTCTCCTCAtcgtatatgtagatgatatagtagTAACTAGAAATGACTCTGCAgaaatttccaagttgaagacATATTTGGCCAAGGAActtgagatcaaggatctaggAATACTTCGCTATTTTCTCATGATTGAAGTGGCTCATTCCTCTAAGGGGCTCTTCTTATCTCAGCGCAAGTGtactctagatcttctttcGGAGCATGTTGGGAtgttctcctgtggatactcCTATTGAGGCCAATACTCTTTTTCAAAGCACTGATGGTGAACCAGTGGACAAGGGGAGATATAAAAGGTTAGTCGGGCAACTAATTTATCTATCTCACACTAGACCTGACATTGCCTATGTTGTGAGTCtcattagtcaatttatgcatgatcctcgcTCTAACCATCTGGAAGCCATATTAaggattttgagatacttgaagtcagccccTGGTAAAGGGgtttgtctcctcatgatcatCTGCAAATTGAGGCCTACACTGACTTGGACTGGGCTGGTTCTCATGATCGTAAATCCACCACAAgttactgtacatttgtgggtgcAAATTGTGTTACATagcgcagcaagaagcaaacagtggtggcccgttccagtgcagaggctgaatttagagctatggctcttgACATTTGTGAGCTATTGTGGCTCAAAACCTTGTTGCAAGATTTGAGCATTCCTATCACTCTGCCCatgcgactctactgtgatagtaaatcagcaataagtattgcccataacCTAGTTCAACATGATCAGACGAAACACATAGAAATTGATCGTCATTTTATCAAAGAGAATCTAGATAATGGGACTGTTTGTGTTCCTTATGTTCAATCTGGGGAACAATTGGCAGATGTGTTCACCAAAGGGTTAAGTGGAAAAGCTTttcaacctctagtgtgcaagttgggcacgattgatatctatgcaccaacttgagggggagtgttggaatatcgGTATTAATGtaacatgggtcgacccatgttaTAAGGTCAACCCATGGGGTTTACTCTATTCTAGTTACTCTtgagggtattattgtaattgttCCTATTCTGGAACTTTTTCatatctattataaataaatcatgGAGGGCTATCACATTGATAAGCCATTCCAATTATTCCTTCAAAAGATAATGTCACTGTTTCAAAAACTATGACCTTGCCTTGTCTTTGATTATAGAGGTTGTAGATCAAAGAGCACTCTCTTACTATTATGGGAATATACAAATCAGGCAAAGGAAGCACTAGCATATTTTCACCCAAATTAGAAAAAATTCAGTTTGTTAGCATTCTCATTTACTCCTTCCCAATTCATTTAAGGCCAAGATCACATCTCTCTCACTCTAACCATTGAGCTTCTCAAACTTATGGTTACCAAGTATGCAACTCATGTATGTTGGGGATATTTGAACCATAAGGTTCAAATATcgcattttttgttttagtttttgttcttttatatGGATTTGTTAGGGTGGGACTCTGCTTATTTAAGAGAGATCTAATTGCATCCTTCATCAAATGTACTCTCCCTTGGAGCTAGGATTAGCGACAAGAACTAAATGCCTTGTCCAAGCCAAGGAACTTAATACGAAGAGTCCTGACAAAGGATGATTGACCATGAAATGCTTGGTTTCTATTTCGGTTGTAGCCAGGCTACTAAGGAAATGCCagaaagaaataatataaaaaaaaaaaaaaagtaatcagTGTCTTTGGCCTACCCAGCACTAACCTACTTGTCTTCCTACAACTCAATCATTAAAAAGCTGACctacataaaaaaaacattttttttgggcgggagggaggggggagggggcacTGAGCACTGAGAGGATCCTCCAAAAGTTCAAACCATCATGCCCAAACCCTTCTTTAAACATTGTTTTAATGCATAAGGTAATGGAAATGCACATTAGTATGAATGCTGAAACTAAACATGTATTGTTCGGCCTACAATGCACAACAAACATATAAACTTGTTTTCCATGCATTGAGctcatctctttctttcttcttttattctaAACTTTCGTGGCTCCAACTCATTGCATTGCATGCTTGGGCCTTTTATTCTAAACTTTCGTGGCTCCAACACATTGCATTACATGCTTGGCAATCCACATATTTAAATTAGCTAACACAACTTGTGACTGCCCTACTTTCTAAAGTGGATGACCATTGGTTTGAGCAATGTCGAGCAGTAGATGGATGATATGGAGTATGAAGATTCGGATTGTTTGGATAGATAGGAGgcaatgtagttctagattggtaggagaccaactagaagccaataaccatgATCTGCAATGAACTGGGTAAtttggctaggtcaaaataggtgaaaattgtgaaattagggttaaggtttgatgggacctagggtttaatggtagggttaggtcaaattgatgtaggggagtctatcagtgaaggttacatTAAGTTTTAATGGACGAATGTGAGCTGGAATGGAAAGGGCAGcaggttaggtttagggttttgggtttttgaaaagtggaagatgagggaatctagggtttaaagtGGTCAACTAGGGTTggggcttggatcgagtttcccttagGGTGAGGGGAGAATTCGATTCAAAGTTGGAGGCATTTTGATGGTTGAATTGGTCTGGATAGAACTTGGGTTATGGGAAAAAGGTttagagatggagaggatgctagggtttggtggtttagaggattagaagaagaaaggttggggttggggatgaTTCAACTCACTGTAGTTCCAGAATTTCTTGGGCAGCAGCTTGAATGGTTGAAGATTGTTGAATAAAAACTCAaacttgaactagaacttgaagagaGGTTCAAaggaaccacccgggcttcacaccgcaaggtgtcgattgaatcaaacaccaatcccaccagccttgatcaaacacaagacaatcttcaatggagaagacaGTTGCAGAGTAGCTTCAAAGAGTTTCAAAATTTCAGAGGTAATGTGTCCCTCCCACGAATTTTATTTCTTCTACaatggccaaaggccttacTCCAAACCAGCCAAGCAGAAGGACCGAGTCCCCCCTAGCCGAGCTCTAACTACATCACCACTAAGTCATGTTGATGCAGAATGATccccaaatagggcttatttctttagaaataggcctagggttgggttatatacatgttgggcctttgttcccaagggttttttatgtattaggccattttaatgagcctaatataggttgcatacgggattagcccaatacttagtttattttcctgtttttagattgaaccagtttagaattggttgcacccaattggttcaattggtctaatttaagtgaagtgtttctattggttaataggcccttatatcctattggctaatatggaatcttcttttaaattagttattttaagttagatatcttttaacttaagttagtagggttaaataggtcttttactgttttaaattagttaagtaAGATTAAATCtcttccttccacgatttttgaaggaaaaagaCTTTAAATTGTACTAggacttggcataaagccatcTTATTAATAtagtaaatcgtggagggctcccccacattgaaatttgaattaaaaagactgttttctgctgctggccgactgctgctgctgttctgctcctttgagtgtgcatccttgtggatttcaaggtggaaaggCTGGGTGGATTCCGGCGACTCCTTACGCTGTGatggctgggaggatctctctctgaaggtggtttcatccttcatcattCAAGCTGCTACCGATGGATTCCATTGGtgagtttgagtttaatttctgttttttatcattccttctccttccccattcgatccctttattttctgttttaatttcataaaccctaggttaaccctaaacagccccaaatctgccccaaacAGCAGACTCGATCAGAATCTGATTTCACCTGGCTCatagtaggattatctcctattctaggactacattacatgtGACTAACTTAAGTTGGTCACATGACACTTACTTAAAAGACTACTTAGACTGAACCATTGGTtcaaccagctttggaccggttcaattttaACATGacaaataaactaagtatggaaaattaCTATTAAGCAACTAACTACTACTACTAATTGCACAGCTTCTTGTTCTTGCGCATGTAGGACTTCAGTTCTGCATCACCCTCCACACTGGCCAGATGTCCAATTTCTTGAGCTAAGCAAACTGATGAAAGAGCATAATCACTACCGTTGGATCTGTTTTGATCTTCAATTTGGacctttgatttctattttaggttttggatttaTTGTAATAATGTGGACTAGATAGGTAGGATAGTTTTTAAATTTGTTTGAGTACTTTGTTTAAAGTGTTGATAGTAATAGTAGTGGGGTCCAGTAGCTATTCATTAGGAagtcattttattttaaaaatgaatTAGCATGGGATTTTGGGGGACCCTTCTTCATAGCTCCTAGTTTTTTTGTCTTGACTAGTAAGAGTCCTTCTAGATTTAGGTTCTGTTTCGCgtttaattagtttaaaaaGTTAAGATTACTAGAATatattactttctattttttggtcATGAGTTTTTCATAAAgacatttagttgggataaggctgagatgTTGTTGTCGTTGTTGAGTTTTTCATAATTACATGTAAACTCTATttagttgaagaagaggaaatgaagaATTTTAGTGGAAGTGTGTTAGCcaaggatctctctctctctccctctctttatGCCTCCCCATCGATCTATCCTTCCTCCCCATCTtgtatctccttcttcttttctttattccccTTTCTTTCACCATCACAGGCTGCTAGAACATACAACTAGAAAGCTTCTCAGCCCCTAGTTTGTCACAAAAATATTTCGGATCTGGGACTGTGATGCAGACAATTGAATCCTTGGTTCCTAATCTGGGATTAGGGTTGGCTGGCTGCATCATCAATTTTATCCCTGGTAATTTCAACCTTTTCTTTGGAGTTTTTATGAGAGTTAAAAATAAAAGCAGAGCTTCAAATTTGCCACATGGAAGTCCTTTCTTGCTGAACTTACAAAAGATGTGGGGGAGGTTGTGGATAACATGTTGACCTTCTTTGATGTCAACTAAGCTACAACATTGCAAACATATGGCCACACCTTGAAGTTTGGGGGGGAAGAATCAACTCTATATGTTTATTAGTGCATATCATGAGTCCAAATAAAATGTTTTACTATGAGAAGAAAACATTTCAAGTTCATACAACACAAGGTTCCCCATCGGACACAAATTGGCATTTTTGAAGTGCTTCATGCTGAATAAATTACAGAAGTAGAGAAAATTATAGATAACAAGTACAGATCTTTTGGGGTGCCAACAAAGCTATCATATGGCAAATCTATGAGCCCTCCTAAAAAGCTTGGGTGGGTGGGTTTATCAATTTATCATTCAGAAACACACATAGTTAGTGTGATAGTATTCTGCATACATAATACCAAGAAATTATCACCATCTGACAGAAGATAAACGTTTAAATCTATGAAACTCACCTTCTTCACGGATGCTGACCAAGACAATATAAGACCTAGGAACACGATGAAGAAAAATGGCCCCCAAAGATCCCAATCCCGCAATGCTTTCCCAGGGTCTTCACGAAATGGGTTAGGGAACACCACAAGCTTCAAATTACTAACAATCCGAGCCAAATCTCTCTTCACAGTATCCCACACAGGCTCCGTCAGTGTATTCGGGGGTGAACCAAACCCACTTGCAGAGACATTTTGACCAGAATTCGACTGAGAATTGGTAGGAGGCAAGGCAGGAGGAACAGGGATACTAGAAGACTTCTgttgtggaggaggaggaagattgGAAGCTATAAACGGAGATGAAGAAACAGGAATGGAGGCCCTGGGAGGACTGGGTGGTCTTGCAGGAAGCACTGTAGCAGGCCCAGACAGGACACTGGCATTAATAAGATTCTCGATCTCGTCAATATCAGACTGGGAAGAAGGGTGGAGTGGTACGGTATCGTTATGCGAGTGTGACATATTCACAGACGAAAGCTTCTCCCAATCAAATCAAACCCAGAAAATATCTCCAAGCAAAACCCCAAACTCAGACAGATTTAACAAAACCTGTAGGGAGAAAGATCAAATCGACATAAGCAAAACAAGAAATTGATCCGACCGGGCAGCAATTCTGAGCGAGAGAGAATAACAGATCTTTAATGAATGGCAGATAAAACTCATATGATGGCAacaaaattgaattgaagaaaACCAACACAATATCCGAATAAATTTATAGAGAAATCGaaattttttgagaaaatatcAGATCGAACATGTAATTTAACCAAGAAATGAAGAGGCGTGTAGAGATGTCCAATAATCAATAAATTATCGTTACagggaaataaataaatatcaaaaaattctagaaaagatctgaagaaaaaaatacaaactgACAGTAATacaggaggggagagagagaaaccctAGATGACCGAAAGGATAAGTTGTCACCTTCGCCAAGTTGGACGCAGAGGTTGTTCTGCAACTGCCATGGAAATTGGAGATCTCGCGGtcgtttttctttttccctcttttcacCACCAAAACACGTCGAcatgaaggaagaaagagaaaaataaggaaaagacGGGAAAATGCAGGGAAAGACGTGAGCACGGAGTTCTAATGACCACTCTACTTGAAGTCATACCATAGTTGGAAACCAGGTTTTGAATCGGTCCAGTCATCCGAGAAGTGTCAACATTTTGGAAAACCTCATTAGGAGTCATGTAGAATCGATGTAAAATGATGCAACTCGGTATTGACTCGTTCGAGTCAAGCAAGACTCAATTTTTTAACCTGAGTCACTCATAAGTATAATCGGTCCAGTCATCCGAGAAGTGTCAACATTTTGGAAAACCTCATTAGGAGTCATGTAGAATCGATGTAAAATGATGCAACTCGGTATTGACTCGTTCGAGTCAAGCAAGACTCAATTTTTAACCTGAGTCACTCATAAGTAGTCTAGTCttatcaaatttttaaatatataaatgATGTTTGactctttttttggtaatataaaTGGTACTTGACTAGATGACTATTGAGTGAAAAtatcaataaatataataagTAACAATTAATAACTGTTgaataaataaacttaaatcTAAACCGTCATAACTCACGAGTGAAAAAGTAGGATAAACGCACCGTCAAAACTCAACGGTTAAATCTTAACTGTTgaataaataaacttaaatcTAAATTGTCGATTAAATAACCGACAATCGGCTCTCTAACCAAGTAGGattccattctctctcctctctcacaacGCTACAAACCATCTCTCCGACAATTTTTCGATGGCTCTCCATCTCTCTGACAATCAGCTCAAAATTACATGCGAAGGGCGATGACTTGATTCTCCACTGATTACAAGTCTTAGCATCACCAAGCGTCAACAACCGAGTGAGATTTGAAGTTTCTAAACTCAAACTCCATCATCcctttcatataaaaaaaaaaaaacaactccaTCTTCCCACCGACAATACACAGGGAGGGCAAAGGCGGAAGGAGTGAAGGGGGCGTTGTTGCAGAGGGTGGGCGATGGTATTCTATGAAGAAGAAGGGTCCTTCACTGTCGGCCCTTTCGCTCCTCTCCTCTGCAACGACGACCTCCTCTCTTCTCATTGCAATCGCTCATGCCTTCAATAAAAACCTTTGATTTGGGGGTTTTAATCTCTTCGATTCCATTTTTGAGGCTGCTAACTTGCGATTTGTACCCTGGTTTTGATAAGTTTGGTACCATTTTTAGGCTGCGAACCTGGATGTGAAGTATAAACAGGAGGATATAAAACCTGGGTTTGTGATAGTAATTTACCAGGGGATCCGATTTCCAACCGAGGATTTGATTCGAGTGTTTCTCATAGAAGTTGAAGAAAGAGACAAAGTCCccaattttaatttatgaaggATTGGAGGTAGAAGATGGAAGCCctgctctccctctccctctttccaaaGACGACGATGGCGGCAAGACCTGCTgtagagaggagaaagaagaaacctGCTGTCACGGTGAGCAGGTTGAAGGCTTTTTTTATTCCACGGCTACGATTAAAAGGTAAGAAAATAAACGGTTCAGATTAACGTGTTGCGTTTAATGTTGAGTTTAAGAAATATACCCTTAGCGCTGCGACTACCCACTCATATAATAAGTAACAACTAATAAATGTAAAACTAAATGTGTACAAtaataaagacaaaaaaaaaaaaaaagatcctcTATAGTGCCCTAATTTGGCGGTGCACTGCAGTGCGGGCCTAAGAGCTCAACACATGGAAGATGCAACATCCAATGGTAccaagctcgagaagaaagaaaaaaaatactgtCTTGCATCGAGCTCGAACCGTTgaatgaagcttcttccacatgtcgagc harbors:
- the LOC122659945 gene encoding protein YIP4b-like — translated: MSHSHNDTVPLHPSSQSDIDEIENLINASVLSGPATVLPARPPSPPRASIPVSSSPFIASNLPPPPQQKSSSIPVPPALPPTNSQSNSGQNVSASGFGSPPNTLTEPVWDTVKRDLARIVSNLKLVVFPNPFREDPGKALRDWDLWGPFFFIVFLGLILSWSASVKKSEVFAVAFALLAAGAIILTLNVLLLGGHIIFFQSLSLLGYCLFPLDVGALICMLKDNVIIKVVVVCVTLAWSSWAAYPFMSSAVNPRRKALALYPVFLMYISVGFLIIAIN